A genomic region of Mycolicibacterium poriferae contains the following coding sequences:
- a CDS encoding alpha/beta fold hydrolase encodes MAPPPSLPSPHVPFTTHGHGGVRIAADRHGDPDARAVVFLHGGGQTRRSWGRAAGAVAERGWQAVTVDLRGHGESDWAADGDYRVASFAADVREILEQLPPDPVLVGASLGGLTSMLLAGELCRGIASAVVLVDIVPDMDPSGAERIHAFMADKMVDGFGSLDEVADMIAQFNPHRPRPTDLDGLRKNLRRRGGRWYWHWDPRFIDGTAAHPPLEVEDTDRLHAAVAAILADAVPVLLVRGQVSDLVSRDRADAFLVRFPQVEFVDVEGAGHMVAGDRNDLFADAVLAFLDRHRPPGD; translated from the coding sequence ATGGCGCCTCCACCGTCTCTGCCGTCGCCGCACGTGCCGTTCACGACCCACGGGCACGGGGGTGTGCGCATCGCCGCCGACCGGCACGGTGACCCGGACGCCCGTGCGGTGGTGTTCCTGCACGGGGGAGGCCAGACCCGGCGGTCCTGGGGCCGGGCGGCCGGCGCGGTGGCCGAACGCGGATGGCAGGCCGTCACCGTCGACCTGCGCGGACACGGCGAGTCGGACTGGGCCGCCGACGGCGACTATCGGGTGGCCAGTTTCGCCGCCGACGTCCGGGAGATCCTCGAGCAGTTGCCGCCGGACCCCGTCCTGGTCGGCGCGTCCCTCGGTGGGCTGACCTCGATGCTGTTGGCCGGTGAACTCTGCCGCGGAATCGCCTCGGCCGTGGTGCTGGTCGACATCGTGCCCGACATGGATCCCTCGGGCGCGGAACGGATCCATGCGTTCATGGCCGACAAGATGGTCGACGGTTTCGGGTCGCTCGACGAAGTGGCCGACATGATCGCCCAGTTCAACCCCCACCGGCCGCGGCCGACCGACCTCGACGGCCTGCGAAAAAACCTGCGCCGGCGGGGCGGTCGCTGGTATTGGCATTGGGATCCACGGTTCATCGACGGCACGGCGGCGCATCCGCCTCTCGAGGTGGAGGACACCGACCGCCTGCACGCCGCGGTGGCGGCGATCCTGGCCGACGCGGTGCCGGTGCTTCTGGTGCGCGGGCAGGTCAGCGATCTCGTCAGCCGAGATCGCGCCGACGCCTTCCTGGTCCGGTTTCCGCAGGTCGAGTTCGTCGACGTGGAAGGCGCCGGACACATGGTGGCGGGGGATCGCAACGACTTGTTCGCCGATGCCGTGCTGGCCTTCCTCGACCGTCACCGTCCACCGGGCGACTGA
- a CDS encoding SDR family NAD(P)-dependent oxidoreductase, which translates to MVGWAILRGVNGLRGKGVLVTGAASGIGAATVARLTAEGADVIGVDLAGEAPPDLRDGRYRRGDVLDAATVEDAVRAVVDAAGRLDAVVHSAGVGGGGPVHLLGDNEWDRVVDINLKGTFVVMRAALAQMVNQSRVDGERGSIVTLSSVEGLEGTAGGSAYNASKGGVVLLTKNAAIDYGPSGIRVNAICPGFIETPLFDSVMGLPGMDGPRNGLRHEHKLRRFGRPEEVAAVAAFLVSGDASFVSGQAIAVDGGYTAGRDHQVTELLGLGEQ; encoded by the coding sequence ATGGTCGGGTGGGCCATACTGCGAGGCGTGAACGGACTTCGCGGCAAGGGCGTGCTCGTGACCGGCGCGGCCTCGGGTATCGGCGCGGCCACCGTGGCCCGGCTCACCGCCGAGGGCGCCGACGTCATCGGCGTCGATCTGGCCGGCGAGGCGCCGCCGGACCTCCGCGACGGACGCTACCGGCGCGGCGATGTCCTCGACGCCGCCACGGTCGAGGATGCGGTACGCGCGGTGGTCGACGCCGCCGGCCGCCTCGACGCCGTCGTCCATTCGGCCGGGGTGGGCGGAGGCGGACCGGTGCACCTGCTGGGCGACAACGAGTGGGACCGGGTCGTCGACATCAACCTGAAGGGCACATTCGTGGTGATGCGGGCGGCCCTCGCGCAGATGGTGAACCAGAGCAGGGTCGACGGCGAGCGTGGCTCGATCGTCACGCTGTCCAGTGTCGAGGGACTCGAGGGCACTGCCGGCGGCAGCGCCTACAACGCATCCAAGGGCGGCGTCGTGTTGCTGACGAAGAACGCCGCGATCGACTACGGCCCCAGCGGAATCCGGGTCAACGCGATCTGCCCCGGCTTCATCGAGACGCCGCTGTTCGATTCGGTGATGGGCCTGCCCGGGATGGACGGGCCACGCAACGGCCTACGGCACGAACACAAGCTGCGGCGGTTCGGCCGACCCGAGGAGGTCGCCGCGGTGGCGGCATTCCTGGTGTCGGGGGACGCGAGTTTCGTCAGCGGCCAGGCCATCGCGGTCGACGGCGGCTACACGGCCGGACGCGACCACCAGGTCACTGAACTCCTGGGGTTGGGCGAACAGTGA
- a CDS encoding Fe-S protein — MEVLRSVVVLLHIVGFAITFGAWVAEAAAGRFRTTRVMDYGLLASLLTGLALAAPWPAGVDLNYPKIGVKLVILVVIGGLLGMGNARQRRTGEAVPRGLFAAVGVLTFAAAAVAVLW, encoded by the coding sequence ATGGAGGTACTACGGTCTGTAGTTGTCCTGTTGCACATCGTCGGTTTCGCGATCACCTTCGGCGCGTGGGTCGCCGAAGCCGCGGCGGGCAGATTCCGCACCACCAGGGTGATGGACTACGGCCTGCTCGCGTCGTTGCTCACCGGGCTCGCGCTGGCAGCCCCGTGGCCGGCCGGAGTCGACCTGAACTACCCGAAGATCGGGGTCAAGCTGGTGATACTGGTGGTCATCGGCGGATTGCTGGGCATGGGCAACGCCAGGCAGCGGCGCACCGGCGAGGCGGTGCCTCGCGGGTTGTTCGCCGCCGTCGGGGTGTTGACGTTCGCGGCGGCCGCTGTCGCGGTGCTGTGGTGA
- a CDS encoding helix-turn-helix transcriptional regulator, whose product MHGSLPAAMMSAVPTASLRPVENPQVAGFLDAVTDRPTALVIEGEAGIGKTTLWLSLLRQARARGFRVLTARVGQAETVMAFAALADLLSEVDAEHFATLPALQRLALDRVLLRAGAEGPPTDQRVVAAAFVSVLDHMHQSDDRTPVLLAIDDAQWLDSSSRTAVEFAARRLNGAFGVLMTERCTPGDGQVARWLQLDRPDRLGRVTVQPMDTRELHAVISDRLGRTFSRPTVLRIAEISGGNPFFALELARALQDDQAGPEQPLPATLTDLVRRRIAALDDAERALLLSVACLADPTIELLAKANAVDVDELARRVERAEAAGILGLDGHRVRFTHPLLASGVYSDAGPPARRAMHRRLAALETQPELRARHLALAAAHGDEEILTALDQAADSARSRGAPAAAAELVDLALGLGGDTVLRRMKSAENHFLAGNTARAGALLADAATMEPGMLRAMATSLLATVRMYENEHAEAVELLRSALDDAAGIPAIMVQVLLRLSFALNSIGELDDARRHVRDAVKLAEELGVPAITSAALAWSVHVNFQCGRGLDEDSLDRAMQSYDSALDVPIIFRAPFVHALALSWTGRLEQAHDELTAVRSVCIERGAESDMMAIAGFLAINHIWRGQVAEAAVEAAEAVERAEQLGGDDVLIIPMTVRAAVAAYAGREDAARADARWVLTAMRNRSSSHIADWPGMTLCFLEESLGNHREALDALDPAFLADQMPCTEQMYAWHLPDVIEAMVGVGRLDDAETFTRALEQNGARHDRAWMKSVGARCRAMLLAARGDVTAAEETAHRALAEHESLPMPFERARTQLILGQLQRRLRQKNTAATNLAEAREVFERLGTPLWARRAEAELARTVVAPSEDLSQLTPSEQRVAEMAASGSTNKDIAAAMFISAKTVEHNLTKIYRKLQISSRAELGRRMDQGGNDSA is encoded by the coding sequence ATGCACGGGTCTTTGCCGGCTGCGATGATGAGTGCCGTGCCCACCGCTAGCCTGCGTCCGGTCGAGAATCCCCAGGTTGCTGGATTCCTGGATGCGGTGACGGACAGGCCCACCGCGCTGGTGATCGAGGGCGAGGCCGGCATCGGGAAGACCACCCTGTGGCTGTCGCTGCTGCGCCAGGCGCGCGCCCGCGGCTTCCGCGTGTTGACCGCCCGGGTCGGCCAGGCCGAAACGGTGATGGCCTTCGCCGCGCTGGCCGACCTGCTCAGCGAGGTGGACGCCGAGCACTTTGCGACGCTGCCGGCACTGCAGCGCCTGGCCTTGGACCGGGTGCTGTTGCGCGCAGGCGCCGAAGGCCCCCCGACCGATCAGCGGGTGGTGGCCGCAGCGTTCGTCTCCGTCCTCGATCACATGCACCAGTCCGACGACCGGACCCCGGTGCTGCTGGCAATCGACGACGCGCAGTGGCTGGACAGCTCCAGCCGTACCGCCGTCGAGTTCGCGGCACGCCGGCTCAACGGCGCCTTCGGTGTGCTGATGACCGAGCGGTGCACCCCCGGGGACGGCCAGGTCGCACGCTGGCTGCAGCTCGACCGGCCCGACCGTCTGGGCCGGGTGACGGTGCAGCCGATGGACACCCGGGAGTTGCACGCGGTGATCTCCGATCGTCTGGGCCGCACGTTCTCCCGTCCGACGGTGTTGCGGATCGCCGAGATCTCCGGCGGCAACCCGTTTTTCGCCCTGGAACTGGCGCGCGCGCTGCAGGACGACCAGGCCGGCCCCGAGCAGCCGCTCCCCGCCACCCTCACCGATCTGGTGCGGCGGCGCATTGCGGCGCTCGACGACGCCGAGCGCGCGCTGTTGCTGAGCGTGGCCTGCCTCGCCGACCCGACGATCGAGTTGCTGGCGAAGGCCAACGCCGTCGATGTCGACGAGCTCGCGCGCCGCGTGGAGCGCGCCGAGGCGGCGGGCATCCTCGGCCTCGACGGTCACCGGGTGCGGTTCACCCACCCGCTGTTGGCCAGTGGCGTCTACAGCGACGCCGGGCCTCCGGCACGCCGCGCGATGCACCGTAGGCTGGCCGCGCTGGAAACCCAGCCCGAGCTCAGAGCCCGTCACCTGGCGCTGGCGGCGGCGCACGGCGATGAGGAGATCCTCACGGCGCTCGACCAGGCTGCGGACTCCGCACGGTCGCGCGGGGCGCCGGCAGCGGCCGCTGAGCTCGTCGATCTGGCTCTGGGGCTCGGTGGTGACACGGTGCTGCGCCGAATGAAGTCTGCGGAGAACCACTTTCTGGCCGGCAACACCGCCAGGGCCGGGGCCCTGCTCGCCGACGCTGCGACGATGGAACCGGGCATGCTGCGCGCCATGGCGACGAGCCTGCTGGCCACCGTGCGGATGTACGAGAACGAACACGCCGAGGCGGTCGAACTGCTGCGCAGCGCCCTCGACGACGCCGCGGGGATCCCGGCGATCATGGTGCAGGTGCTGCTGCGATTGTCGTTCGCGTTGAACAGCATCGGCGAGCTCGACGATGCGCGTCGGCACGTCCGTGATGCGGTCAAGCTGGCCGAGGAGCTCGGCGTGCCGGCGATCACCAGCGCCGCGTTGGCCTGGTCGGTGCATGTGAACTTTCAGTGCGGCCGCGGCCTGGACGAGGACTCGCTGGACCGGGCGATGCAGTCCTACGACAGCGCGCTGGATGTGCCTATCATCTTCCGGGCGCCGTTCGTCCACGCGCTGGCCCTGTCCTGGACTGGCCGGCTCGAGCAGGCGCACGACGAGTTGACCGCGGTCCGCAGCGTCTGCATCGAGCGCGGCGCCGAGAGCGACATGATGGCCATCGCAGGGTTTCTGGCGATCAACCACATCTGGCGTGGGCAGGTCGCTGAGGCCGCCGTCGAGGCGGCGGAGGCGGTGGAGCGGGCCGAGCAGCTCGGCGGCGACGACGTGCTGATCATCCCGATGACGGTGCGCGCTGCGGTGGCCGCCTACGCCGGCCGTGAGGATGCCGCCCGCGCCGACGCCCGCTGGGTGCTGACCGCGATGAGGAATCGCAGCTCGTCGCATATCGCCGACTGGCCGGGCATGACGCTGTGTTTCCTCGAGGAGTCGCTGGGCAACCACCGCGAGGCGCTCGACGCGCTGGATCCGGCTTTCCTGGCGGACCAGATGCCCTGCACCGAGCAGATGTATGCCTGGCATTTGCCCGACGTGATCGAGGCGATGGTGGGAGTGGGCCGGCTCGACGATGCCGAGACGTTCACCCGCGCGCTGGAACAGAACGGGGCGCGGCACGACCGTGCCTGGATGAAGTCGGTCGGGGCGCGGTGCCGGGCGATGCTGCTGGCGGCGCGTGGCGATGTGACCGCCGCCGAGGAGACCGCACACCGCGCGTTGGCCGAGCACGAGTCGTTGCCGATGCCGTTCGAGCGGGCCAGGACGCAGCTGATCCTGGGTCAGCTGCAGCGCAGGCTACGCCAGAAGAACACGGCGGCAACCAATCTGGCCGAGGCGCGCGAGGTGTTCGAGCGGCTGGGCACACCGTTGTGGGCGCGCCGCGCCGAGGCCGAGCTGGCGCGTACCGTGGTGGCGCCGTCGGAGGATCTGAGCCAATTGACGCCGTCCGAGCAGCGGGTCGCCGAGATGGCGGCGTCAGGGTCGACCAACAAGGACATCGCCGCAGCGATGTTCATCAGCGCCAAGACGGTGGAGCACAACCTGACCAAGATCTACCGCAAGCTCCAGATCAGTTCGCGCGCGGAGCTGGGCAGGCGGATGGACCAGGGCGGCAACGACTCTGCTTAG
- a CDS encoding glucose 1-dehydrogenase, whose amino-acid sequence MTARLAGKVALVSGAARGMGASHAREMVAHGARVVCGDILDAEGERVAEDLGDAARYVHLDVTSPHDWERAVAVALAEFGGIDILVNNAGILNIGTVEDFPLSEWQRILDINLTGVFLGIRAVTPAMKAAGRGSIINISSIEGMAGTVACHGYTATKFAVRGLTKSTALELGAFGIRVNSVHPGLVKTPMADWVPEDIFSSALGRIAQPREVSNLVVYLASDDSSYSTGSEFVVDGGTIAGLPHKDFSAVDVDQQPEWIT is encoded by the coding sequence ATGACTGCACGGTTGGCCGGCAAGGTCGCTCTCGTCAGCGGCGCCGCCCGAGGGATGGGGGCTTCGCATGCCCGCGAGATGGTCGCGCACGGCGCGCGCGTGGTCTGCGGTGACATCCTCGACGCCGAAGGCGAACGGGTCGCCGAGGACCTGGGCGATGCAGCCCGCTATGTCCACCTCGACGTCACCAGCCCCCACGACTGGGAACGCGCGGTGGCCGTCGCCCTCGCCGAGTTCGGCGGCATCGACATCCTGGTGAACAACGCCGGCATTCTCAACATCGGCACCGTGGAGGACTTCCCGCTCTCGGAATGGCAGCGCATCCTCGACATCAATCTGACCGGTGTCTTCCTCGGCATTCGCGCCGTCACGCCGGCCATGAAGGCCGCAGGCCGAGGCTCGATCATCAACATCTCGTCCATCGAGGGGATGGCGGGCACGGTGGCGTGTCACGGCTACACCGCCACCAAGTTCGCCGTGCGCGGGCTCACCAAATCGACCGCTCTGGAGTTGGGCGCATTCGGGATCCGGGTCAACTCGGTGCATCCCGGCCTGGTGAAAACGCCCATGGCCGATTGGGTTCCGGAGGACATCTTCTCCAGCGCGCTGGGCCGCATCGCCCAGCCGCGCGAGGTCAGCAACCTGGTGGTGTACCTGGCCAGTGACGACTCGAGCTATTCGACCGGCTCCGAGTTCGTCGTCGACGGGGGCACCATCGCGGGCCTGCCCCACAAGGACTTCTCGGCCGTCGACGTCGATCAGCAACCGGAATGGATCACCTAA